In Chitinophaga varians, the following are encoded in one genomic region:
- a CDS encoding T9SS type A sorting domain-containing protein: protein MKPLIGKPLHKFWKPAFLTTAGILCTAMLHAQVTLSANGPGNTYELIESVLGNGTASEVPDCAHPSFGRHITEEFDASLNKNVFVFFLHATPDNDRCGPNTDRQRNEIKTFGPSPDNVKATYGETVTYRWKFKIDAGFIPTTSFCHLHQIKAGDGDDGAPLITLTPRAGSPQKLQVIYTPGSGDAGGGEKASAPLSSFKGNWVEVEEKITFSTTGSYKVIIKKISDGTTLLNYSNNNIDMWRDGTTFCRPKWGIYRKLATGIRDEQVRFADFCIAEGSATCGSPMLATSETPPAATVPATHDNISINVFPNPFPQITYIDLDVKEAGNTMLEVFDTQQKRVGLLLNTALQPGNHRTALDTKNLAAGTYIIKLTHNGKVYTKMVTKQ, encoded by the coding sequence ATGAAACCGCTTATCGGCAAACCTTTGCACAAATTTTGGAAACCCGCCTTCCTGACAACAGCAGGTATCCTTTGTACCGCCATGCTTCATGCCCAGGTAACCTTGTCAGCCAACGGCCCGGGCAACACGTACGAACTGATTGAAAGTGTGCTGGGCAACGGCACGGCCAGCGAAGTGCCTGACTGTGCGCATCCGTCGTTTGGCCGCCACATCACGGAAGAATTTGACGCTTCGCTCAACAAAAACGTGTTCGTGTTTTTCCTCCATGCCACACCGGACAATGACCGTTGCGGCCCCAACACGGACCGCCAGCGTAACGAGATCAAGACTTTCGGCCCTTCTCCCGACAATGTGAAAGCCACCTATGGCGAAACAGTCACCTACCGCTGGAAATTTAAGATCGATGCCGGCTTCATTCCCACCACCAGTTTCTGCCACCTGCATCAGATAAAAGCTGGTGATGGCGACGACGGTGCGCCGCTGATCACCCTTACGCCCCGTGCCGGTTCACCTCAGAAACTACAGGTGATCTATACACCAGGCAGTGGTGACGCCGGCGGCGGTGAGAAAGCCAGCGCGCCGCTATCCTCCTTTAAAGGCAACTGGGTGGAAGTAGAGGAGAAAATTACCTTCTCTACAACAGGCTCCTATAAAGTCATCATCAAAAAAATCAGCGATGGCACCACGTTATTAAACTACAGCAATAACAACATCGACATGTGGCGTGACGGCACCACCTTCTGCCGCCCTAAATGGGGCATCTACCGCAAGCTGGCGACAGGCATCCGGGATGAGCAGGTCCGCTTTGCCGATTTTTGTATCGCGGAAGGCAGCGCTACCTGCGGCAGTCCTATGTTAGCTACTTCCGAAACGCCACCGGCGGCAACGGTACCTGCCACACATGATAACATCTCGATCAATGTATTTCCCAATCCGTTTCCTCAGATCACCTACATTGACCTGGACGTGAAAGAAGCCGGCAATACCATGCTGGAAGTATTCGATACCCAACAGAAGAGAGTAGGGCTGTTGCTCAATACCGCCCTGCAACCAGGCAATCACCGCACGGCGCTCGATACCAAAAATCTCGCTGCCGGCACCTACATTATCAAACTCACCCATAACGGTAAAGTATATACTAAAATGGTCACCAAACAGTAA
- a CDS encoding YccF domain-containing protein produces the protein MNLIGNIIWLIFGGLAAALGYIVSGFLFCITIIGIPFGIQCFKIGLFTLMPFGREVRDGAGSTGCLSTLFNIIWIFTGGIWVALCHLFFGVLLTITIIGAPWGRQHFKLMSLTFAPFGKEIL, from the coding sequence ATGAACTTAATCGGAAATATTATCTGGCTGATCTTTGGGGGATTGGCCGCAGCACTCGGCTACATCGTATCCGGCTTTCTTTTTTGTATCACTATCATTGGTATTCCTTTTGGGATACAGTGCTTTAAAATAGGGCTGTTCACGCTTATGCCCTTCGGGCGTGAGGTACGTGACGGCGCCGGTTCTACCGGTTGCCTGTCCACCTTGTTCAACATTATCTGGATATTTACGGGTGGGATCTGGGTGGCCCTTTGCCATTTGTTTTTCGGCGTATTACTGACCATCACCATTATTGGCGCTCCCTGGGGCCGGCAGCATTTTAAGCTGATGAGC
- a CDS encoding GDSL-type esterase/lipase family protein, with translation MTKLFFPFLLGLVISANGLLAQEQVHYQEDVRTIKKFDQMYAPPANPVLFVGSSSIRKWDDLERTFADEVAMNRGIGGAVTNDIIHFAQELIFDYHPRQVVIYVGENDLPEGATADSVYNRFQRLYGLIRSRLPLVPVEYISLKPSPSRVKYMKTAAEANALIKAFLAKEKNAHFIDVFSLMLDKQGQPRPELFVSDMLHMNAQGYAIWRKAIKPYLVKKSSK, from the coding sequence ATGACCAAATTGTTTTTTCCTTTTTTGTTAGGCCTGGTAATATCGGCCAATGGCCTGCTGGCACAGGAACAGGTGCATTATCAGGAGGATGTGCGGACGATCAAAAAGTTTGATCAGATGTATGCTCCTCCTGCAAACCCGGTCTTGTTTGTGGGCAGTTCCTCTATCCGTAAGTGGGACGACCTCGAGCGTACCTTTGCCGATGAAGTGGCGATGAACAGAGGCATCGGCGGCGCCGTGACCAATGACATCATCCACTTTGCCCAGGAGCTTATTTTTGATTACCATCCGCGCCAGGTGGTGATTTATGTAGGTGAAAACGACCTGCCGGAAGGTGCTACGGCCGACAGCGTTTACAACCGCTTTCAGCGCCTGTACGGCCTTATCCGCTCCCGTTTGCCCTTGGTGCCTGTTGAATATATTTCCCTGAAGCCGAGTCCTTCGCGGGTGAAGTATATGAAAACGGCCGCCGAAGCCAACGCGCTGATCAAAGCCTTCCTGGCAAAAGAAAAAAACGCTCATTTCATTGATGTATTTTCATTAATGCTCGATAAACAGGGCCAGCCCCGCCCGGAACTGTTCGTGTCCGACATGCTTCATATGAACGCACAGGGCTATGCCATCTGGCGTAAAGCCATAAAACCCTACCTGGTTAAAAAATCATCCAAATAA